A genomic window from Camelus ferus isolate YT-003-E chromosome 9, BCGSAC_Cfer_1.0, whole genome shotgun sequence includes:
- the ADGRG5 gene encoding adhesion G-protein coupled receptor G5, whose product MDHHGVLFLCLCLVTSQSRTVEASEETLLWMKRMETVTRSRSLTSFAELIHGLECRLLNASFGGHNLTLQTNTIQTLAFKLGCDFTGLSLSSAALGRVPQAPAQHAMQFPAELTRDACRTHQRELRLICIYFSTTHFFQDGPSRVGAGPFLRASQKDINSSLLNNYVLGAQLGHGHVHNLSEPVNISFWHNQSLEGYMVTCVFWKEGTSKQHWGVWSPEGCRTEQPSPSQVLCRCTHLTYFAVLMQLSPAPVPAELLAPLTYISLVGCSISIVASLLTVLLHFYARRQSDSITRIHMNLHASVLFLNVAFLLSPVLAMPPVPGSACTALAAILHYSLLSCLTWMAIEGFNLYLLLGRVYNVYIRRYVLKLCAVGWGVPASLVLLLVAVKSSVYGPYVIPLSNSQGNSTGFQNMSICWVRNPGVHSVLVMGYGGLTSLFNLVVLAWALRVLHKLRAKEKAPGPRACRDTVTVLGLTVLLGTTWALAFFSFGVFLLPQLFLFTIFNSLYGFFLFLWFCSQRCRSEAEAEAEMEAFSSSHTMQ is encoded by the exons ATGGATCACCATGGGGTCCTTTTCCTCTGCCTGTGCCTCGTGACTTCTCAGAGCAGGACAGTGG AGGCGTCTGAAGAAACCCTGCTCTGGATGAAGAGAATGGAGACGGTGACCAGGAGCCGGAGCTTGACTTCTTTTGCTGA GCTCATCCATGGCCTGGAGTGTAGGCTGCTCAACGCCAGCTTCGGGGGCCACAACCTCACTTTGCAGACGAACACCATCCAGACACTGGCCTTCAAGCTGGGCTGCGACTTCACTGGCCTCTCACTGAGCAGTGCTGCTCTGGGGCGGGTCCCCCAG gccccagcccagcacGCCATGCAGTTCCCAGCGGAGCTGACCAGAGATGCCTGCAGGACCCACCAGAGGGAGCTGCGTCTCATCTGCATCTACTTCTCCACTACCCACTTTTTCCAGGATGGACCAAGCAGGGTGGGAGCTGGCCCCTTCCTGAGGGCATCACAG AAAGACATCAACTCATCTCTGCTCAATAACTATGTCCTGGGGGCCCAGCTGGGCCATGGACATGTGCACAACCTCAGTGAGCCAGTGAACATCAGCTTCTGGCACAACCAAAGCCTG GAAGGCTACATGGTGACTTGTGTCTTCTGGAAGGAGGGAACCAGCAAACAGCACTGGGGGGTCTGGAGCCCTGAGGGCTGTCGCACAGAGCAGCCCTCACCTTCCCAGGTGCTCTGCCGCTGCACCCACCTCACCTACTTTGCTGTTCTCATG cAACTCTCTCCGGCCCCAGTCCCTGCAGAGTTGTTGGCGCCTCTCACGTACATCTCCCTGGTGGGCTGCAGCATCTCCATCGTGGCCTCACTGCTCACTGTCCTGCTGCACTTCTATGCCAG GAGGCAGAGTGACTCCATAACACGCATCCACATGAACCTGCACGCCTCTGTGCTGTTCCTCAATGTCGCCTTCCTGCTGAGCCCAGTGCTGGCCATGCCCCCCGTGCCCGGGTCAGCATGCACGGCCCTGGCTGCCATCCTGCACTACTCACTGCTCAGCTGCCTCACCTGGATGGCCATTGAAGGCTTCAACCTCTACCTCCTACTTGGGCGTGTCTACAACGTCTACATCCGCCGATACGTGCTCAAGCTCTGTGCCGTGGGCTGGG GGGTCCCAGCTTCCCTGGTGCTGCTCCTTGTTGCCGTCAAGAGCTCAGTTTACGGACCCTACGTGATCCCTCTCTCCAACAGCCAGGGAAACAGCACGGGCTTCCAGAACATGTCCAT ATGCTGGGTACGGAACCCCGGGGTGCACAGTGTCCTGGTCATGGGCTATGGTGGCCTCACGTCCCTTTTCAACCTGGTGGTGCTGGCCTGGGCGCTGCGGGTCCTGCACAAACTGCGGGCAAAGGAGAAGGCGCCAGGCCCTCGGGCCTGCCGGGACACCGTCACCGTGCTGGGCCTCACCGTGCTCCTGGGCACCACCTGGGCCTTGGCCTTCTTCTCCTTTGGCgtcttcctgctgccccagctcTTCCTCTTCACCATCTTCAACTCGCTCTACG gtttcttccttttcctatGGTTCTGCTCCCAGAGGTGCCGCTcagaggcagaggctgaggcGGAGATGGAGGCATTCAGTTCCTCCCATACGATGCAGTAG